A window from Fibrobacter sp. UWB11 encodes these proteins:
- a CDS encoding efflux RND transporter permease subunit, with protein sequence MIKASIYKPITMLMVILTVVVFGLYTYSMMVVDLMPKFEVPVVTATIIYKGANPEEIETTIIKPIEEQVELVDGIDYVQSICLENYGIIVAMFNMGVNVDVAANDVRSKVDLASADFPDAVQAPIISKVDINGAAIMAISFTGPLNSTELRQKVEDEIEPLFTSVSGVASVDIFGGTTRQIAIEVDKEKMMDRGVDIGTMMGLYGMSNVNLPIGEVIGKHKNTSVRTAGKFKNLDEMRNMEIPTEKGVVKLSEIAVVKDTIETITSTSRFNGINSVALDIKKRSDANVVEVSRGVLKRLEEVNKTLPEGFKLTLIYDKSEAVNESIDNVIQNIIIAIVLTAALLLLFLGKFSTMIIAALTMPISVIGAFTLMYFAGFGINMMSLMALSSSVGLLVTNSIVVLENINSKLNQGLDPKEAAYKGTSEIMIAIMASTLTNVCVFVPIAFMKSIVGIFFRTFGMTMVFATFVSLLVTFTLTPLMAAYLFKGKKKDENGNIIEEKPGFIGSLLGLFPKALNGVRFVYLKMLGFCLSIPGVIVQVLALIGTCAIVYLMATQYLTVELTPRQDQGMMSIKLEMPVGTNIETTDSVAHIIESRVKDIPEIVHYSMNVGGSNGFTTVNQATMRVRLLKDWEKKKMKDWKGRHRSTDEIVDSIRPYLANIPDAYISVKSTSASEMQNNSAGDVVLEVSGLHADSVIKASQIVLDRVKEKIDGIVDIKTSYEAGKPEIRLIPNRAALADYGVTLETIANYNYIAVNGFEAGQYTEDGEEYDVYVRLMEKDRQSHADIEDLPVKTPKGYVSASELFHIEDGAGPTRIDRKRKMRRVDVSMNLLPGHTTGEIMGKLTELTNSMKDELPEGISFSFGGNADMQNDMQKEFMTAIVMAIILTYILLIALLESFAQPFIIMTTIPMGAIGVLLALIFTGKALSMIALMAIVMLIGVVVNNAILLLDEANRLLRSGSMGRRSAVLTAAKAKFQPIMLATLASVIAQLPLAFALGGNVAAMTQPMGIASVGGLIVSAVLTMFLVPTFFWLPNALFSKAKKGASKVKAKMSKA encoded by the coding sequence ATGATTAAAGCCAGTATTTACAAACCAATCACCATGCTCATGGTCATCTTGACCGTGGTGGTGTTCGGTCTTTATACCTATTCTATGATGGTGGTGGACTTGATGCCGAAATTCGAAGTCCCCGTGGTTACGGCCACCATCATTTACAAGGGCGCAAACCCTGAAGAAATCGAAACCACAATTATCAAGCCGATTGAAGAACAAGTGGAACTCGTGGACGGTATCGACTACGTGCAGTCCATCTGCTTGGAAAACTACGGCATTATCGTCGCCATGTTCAACATGGGCGTGAACGTGGACGTTGCCGCAAATGACGTGCGTTCCAAGGTGGACCTCGCCTCTGCGGACTTCCCGGATGCCGTGCAGGCTCCGATTATTTCAAAGGTCGATATTAACGGAGCCGCCATCATGGCAATTTCGTTTACCGGCCCTCTGAACTCTACGGAACTCCGCCAGAAAGTCGAAGACGAAATTGAACCGCTCTTCACCTCTGTTTCCGGTGTCGCAAGCGTCGATATCTTCGGTGGTACAACCCGCCAGATCGCCATCGAAGTCGACAAGGAAAAGATGATGGACCGTGGTGTCGATATCGGCACCATGATGGGCCTTTACGGCATGTCCAACGTTAACCTCCCGATTGGTGAAGTTATCGGCAAGCACAAGAACACGTCTGTGCGTACCGCAGGTAAGTTCAAGAACCTCGATGAAATGCGCAACATGGAAATTCCGACGGAAAAGGGAGTCGTCAAGCTCTCTGAAATTGCCGTCGTGAAAGATACCATCGAAACAATTACATCGACTTCCCGCTTTAACGGCATCAACTCAGTCGCACTCGATATCAAGAAGCGCTCCGACGCAAACGTCGTGGAAGTTTCCAGAGGCGTGCTCAAGCGTTTGGAAGAAGTCAACAAGACTCTCCCGGAAGGCTTCAAGCTCACGCTCATTTACGACAAGTCCGAAGCTGTGAACGAATCTATCGATAACGTTATTCAAAACATCATTATCGCCATCGTGCTTACCGCCGCCCTCTTGCTCTTGTTCCTCGGCAAGTTCTCTACGATGATTATCGCAGCCCTCACGATGCCGATTTCTGTGATTGGCGCTTTCACGCTCATGTACTTTGCAGGTTTTGGTATCAACATGATGTCCCTCATGGCTCTATCGAGTTCCGTGGGTCTGCTGGTGACGAACTCCATCGTCGTGCTTGAAAACATCAACAGCAAGTTGAACCAAGGCCTTGACCCGAAGGAAGCCGCCTACAAGGGCACTTCTGAAATCATGATTGCCATCATGGCTTCGACGCTCACCAACGTCTGCGTGTTCGTGCCTATCGCATTCATGAAGTCCATCGTAGGTATCTTCTTTAGAACATTCGGTATGACCATGGTGTTTGCAACATTCGTGTCGCTCCTCGTGACATTTACGCTTACACCGCTTATGGCCGCCTACTTGTTCAAGGGTAAAAAGAAAGACGAAAACGGAAACATCATCGAAGAAAAGCCGGGCTTTATCGGAAGTTTGTTGGGACTTTTCCCCAAGGCCTTGAACGGTGTTCGTTTTGTCTACTTGAAGATGCTTGGATTCTGCCTTTCTATTCCAGGCGTGATTGTCCAGGTTTTGGCTCTTATAGGAACATGTGCTATCGTGTACCTTATGGCTACGCAGTACTTGACAGTTGAACTTACCCCGAGACAGGACCAAGGCATGATGAGCATCAAGCTCGAAATGCCCGTAGGTACGAATATCGAAACGACCGACAGCGTGGCTCATATTATCGAATCCCGCGTCAAGGATATTCCTGAAATTGTTCACTACAGCATGAACGTGGGTGGTTCCAACGGCTTTACGACCGTAAACCAGGCTACCATGCGTGTAAGGCTCTTGAAGGACTGGGAAAAGAAGAAAATGAAAGACTGGAAGGGCAGACACCGCAGCACCGACGAAATCGTCGACTCCATCCGCCCGTACCTCGCCAACATTCCTGACGCCTACATTTCCGTGAAATCCACCTCCGCCTCTGAAATGCAGAACAACTCCGCCGGTGACGTGGTGCTCGAAGTGAGCGGTCTCCATGCAGACTCCGTGATTAAGGCTTCTCAAATCGTCCTTGACCGCGTCAAGGAAAAGATTGACGGTATCGTGGATATCAAGACAAGTTACGAAGCTGGTAAGCCGGAAATCCGCTTGATTCCGAATCGTGCAGCACTTGCCGACTACGGTGTAACGCTAGAAACCATCGCAAACTACAACTACATCGCAGTGAACGGTTTCGAAGCAGGCCAGTACACCGAAGACGGTGAAGAATACGACGTTTACGTACGCTTGATGGAAAAGGATAGACAGAGCCATGCCGACATCGAAGACCTGCCAGTCAAGACTCCTAAAGGTTACGTGAGTGCAAGTGAACTCTTCCACATCGAAGATGGTGCTGGTCCGACGCGTATTGACCGTAAGCGCAAGATGAGACGTGTAGACGTTTCGATGAACTTGCTCCCTGGCCACACGACCGGTGAAATCATGGGCAAACTCACGGAACTTACAAACAGCATGAAGGACGAACTCCCAGAAGGAATCTCGTTCAGCTTCGGTGGTAACGCCGACATGCAGAACGACATGCAGAAGGAATTCATGACGGCAATCGTGATGGCAATTATCCTTACCTATATCTTGCTCATCGCACTCCTCGAAAGCTTTGCCCAGCCGTTCATTATCATGACGACCATCCCGATGGGTGCTATCGGTGTGCTCCTCGCCCTTATCTTTACCGGCAAGGCGCTCTCCATGATTGCCCTCATGGCTATCGTTATGTTGATTGGTGTGGTGGTGAACAACGCCATTCTTTTGCTGGACGAAGCAAACCGCCTGTTGCGTAGTGGAAGCATGGGCCGCCGCTCGGCAGTGCTTACGGCCGCAAAAGCCAAGTTCCAGCCGATTATGCTTGCAACGCTTGCCTCCGTGATTGCACAGCTCCCGCTCGCATTCGCACTCGGTGGTAACGTCGCCGCCATGACGCAGCCGATGGGTATCGCCTCTGTGGGTGGCTTGATCGTGTCAGCCGTGCTTACCATGTTCCTTGTGCCGACATTCTTCTGGCTCCCGAACGCCCTCTTTAGCAAGGCCAAGAAAGGCGCTAGCAAGGTCAAGGCAAAAATGAGCAAGGCTTAA
- a CDS encoding efflux RND transporter periplasmic adaptor subunit, with protein sequence MKTITKTLITISAMSLLLAGCGDAKKADKTAEKPTTIEEIQKVNGKPARVVKAGVVKLTDVRAFSGTIEGSQQTKATAKLSDPISKVNVRVGSKVKKDQVLAEFVFTGDNTGYQEAKAGIEMQEKTLTRLKEVQAKGGVSQQDVDKLETEINVAKMKMETARRATLVLAPSSGTITEVKFKVGEVPGVGGAMFTIANLDKVILKLNVTSSEIGFFKKGAKATIELNGEKLQGEVSLIPLAADPATRFFPVEVTFKNKGQKLLPGMYLTTKIDAREVTGVTVPVEAIVYSNGVNSVWIVDNEGKAKRKIVQLGVQTKTDIQIKDGLSEGDVVMVEGQNRMNDGDKVLIVE encoded by the coding sequence ATGAAGACCATTACAAAAACACTCATTACTATTTCTGCCATGTCGCTCCTCCTCGCTGGATGCGGCGACGCCAAGAAAGCTGACAAGACCGCTGAAAAGCCGACAACTATTGAAGAAATCCAGAAAGTCAATGGCAAGCCCGCTCGCGTTGTGAAGGCAGGCGTTGTCAAGCTTACCGACGTCCGCGCCTTTAGCGGCACCATCGAAGGTAGCCAGCAGACAAAAGCAACCGCAAAACTCAGCGACCCGATTTCCAAAGTCAATGTCCGCGTCGGTTCCAAGGTCAAGAAAGACCAAGTCCTTGCTGAATTCGTCTTTACAGGCGACAACACAGGCTACCAAGAAGCTAAAGCAGGCATTGAAATGCAAGAAAAGACCCTCACCCGCTTGAAAGAAGTACAGGCCAAGGGTGGCGTTTCTCAGCAAGACGTAGACAAGCTCGAAACCGAAATTAACGTTGCCAAGATGAAGATGGAAACCGCACGCCGTGCAACGCTCGTGCTCGCTCCGTCCTCCGGCACCATTACCGAAGTCAAGTTCAAGGTCGGTGAAGTTCCGGGTGTCGGTGGTGCCATGTTCACCATCGCAAACCTCGACAAAGTAATCCTCAAGCTCAACGTCACAAGTTCCGAAATCGGATTCTTCAAGAAGGGCGCCAAGGCAACAATCGAACTCAACGGCGAAAAGCTCCAGGGCGAAGTGAGCCTCATTCCGCTCGCCGCAGACCCGGCAACACGTTTCTTCCCGGTTGAAGTCACATTCAAGAACAAGGGTCAAAAGCTCCTCCCGGGCATGTACCTCACCACAAAGATTGACGCCCGTGAAGTTACAGGCGTTACCGTCCCTGTCGAAGCCATTGTCTATAGCAATGGCGTGAACTCGGTCTGGATTGTCGATAACGAAGGCAAGGCCAAGCGCAAAATTGTGCAACTCGGTGTGCAGACCAAAACAGACATCCAGATTAAGGATGGCCTTAGCGAAGGCGATGTCGTGATGGTCGAAGGCCAGAACCGCATGAACGACGGCGACAAGGTGCTGATCGTCGAATAA
- a CDS encoding TolC family protein, producing the protein MSRKFLVLSALALGLIVPASAKTYTRDEAVQTAIENSPEVKTAEEDLIKASSQVDAGYGNAYPSIDLSANVTRIFGLDDVKKASVFTDAAKDMASKKDDAGYPKANAFDQNVIGPGMDGLIYGMKSQGYRWQSSVGLTVTQILYAAGKVGTAIDIAKAYKHMEEVNLEDKKSSIRYAVDSLFNSLILLDSNIAITEEGIKQTEENLNIATQKFQSGSGKEIDVIRAQLELESQRSNLEKTKKLRILAKNALLNKMGLDWDSEVQFVGELRMPEANLPYPDTAMANVKKRRRELAMLEATEKMREKNIEIEEGGYKPTIALLGGLKYANNQNKITEWDAPKWDKLNKYVSLNLSMNLFNGMQTKEAVVQAKSELRSTQLMKETAERGFRLQIEACVNNLEDAQNQIEISKRQVDLANRGYEISEAAYQIGAETQINLLDVSQKLRLAKLGYMKAVLDWNNAYNALLKATGEY; encoded by the coding sequence ATGTCAAGGAAATTTTTAGTCCTTTCTGCCCTCGCACTAGGGCTGATTGTACCAGCCTCGGCAAAAACCTACACCCGAGATGAAGCGGTCCAGACCGCCATTGAAAACTCTCCGGAAGTCAAAACTGCTGAAGAAGACCTCATCAAGGCATCTTCTCAAGTTGATGCTGGCTACGGTAACGCATACCCCTCTATTGACCTTAGCGCCAATGTCACCCGTATTTTTGGACTGGACGATGTAAAAAAAGCATCCGTTTTTACGGATGCCGCAAAAGACATGGCTAGCAAAAAAGACGATGCTGGCTACCCCAAAGCAAACGCTTTTGACCAAAACGTTATTGGTCCAGGCATGGACGGGCTTATTTACGGCATGAAATCTCAAGGTTACCGTTGGCAGTCCAGCGTGGGCCTCACTGTAACCCAGATTCTCTACGCTGCAGGCAAGGTCGGTACCGCCATCGATATCGCCAAGGCCTACAAGCACATGGAAGAAGTCAATCTCGAAGACAAGAAGTCTAGCATCCGCTACGCCGTTGATAGCCTTTTCAACAGTTTGATCCTCCTGGATTCAAATATCGCCATCACAGAAGAAGGCATCAAGCAGACTGAAGAAAATCTGAATATCGCCACGCAGAAATTCCAAAGCGGATCTGGTAAAGAAATCGATGTGATTCGCGCACAACTTGAGTTGGAAAGCCAGCGTTCCAATCTCGAAAAGACAAAGAAATTGCGTATCCTCGCCAAGAACGCTCTTCTCAACAAGATGGGACTGGATTGGGATTCCGAAGTGCAGTTCGTCGGTGAACTTCGCATGCCCGAAGCAAACCTCCCTTACCCGGATACAGCTATGGCAAACGTGAAAAAGCGCCGTAGGGAATTGGCGATGCTCGAAGCCACCGAAAAAATGAGAGAAAAGAATATCGAAATCGAAGAAGGCGGCTACAAGCCGACAATCGCCTTGCTCGGAGGTCTCAAATACGCCAATAACCAGAACAAGATTACCGAATGGGATGCCCCGAAGTGGGACAAACTCAACAAGTACGTTTCTTTAAATTTGTCGATGAACCTTTTCAACGGCATGCAGACCAAGGAAGCCGTAGTTCAAGCAAAATCAGAACTTCGCAGCACACAACTCATGAAAGAAACTGCAGAACGCGGATTCCGCCTGCAAATAGAGGCGTGCGTCAACAACTTGGAAGACGCACAGAATCAAATCGAAATTTCAAAACGCCAGGTAGACTTGGCAAATCGCGGATACGAAATCTCCGAAGCAGCCTACCAAATCGGTGCGGAAACACAAATCAACCTTCTTGACGTAAGCCAGAAGCTTCGCTTGGCCAAGCTTGGCTACATGAAGGCTGTTCTTGACTGGAACAATGCCTACAACGCATTGCTCAAGGCCACTGGTGAATACTAA
- a CDS encoding YbaB/EbfC family nucleoid-associated protein encodes MDMSKMLKDLQKMQSKMLKAQNDLKAQSFDAEAGGGMVKVAMNGKGVLTMVKINPDAVDKDDVEALEDLIMAAVNSAVKKKDDATQSSISDITGGMKIPGLM; translated from the coding sequence ATGGATATGAGCAAAATGCTTAAGGACCTTCAGAAAATGCAGAGCAAGATGCTTAAGGCCCAAAACGACCTCAAGGCACAGAGCTTTGATGCCGAAGCCGGAGGCGGAATGGTGAAGGTCGCCATGAACGGGAAAGGCGTGCTCACGATGGTGAAAATCAATCCGGACGCAGTCGATAAAGACGATGTCGAAGCTCTCGAAGACCTCATCATGGCTGCAGTCAACTCCGCCGTCAAGAAGAAAGATGACGCCACCCAGTCTAGCATTTCCGACATCACTGGTGGCATGAAAATCCCCGGTTTGATGTAA